A genomic segment from Neodiprion lecontei isolate iyNeoLeco1 chromosome 1, iyNeoLeco1.1, whole genome shotgun sequence encodes:
- the LOC124293300 gene encoding uncharacterized protein LOC124293300, which translates to MGRCWAVHGCLSGRKASENVEKVALFKAPKDVELRSKWSSALGQELKASSFICELHFNPENVIKTDREILKDGSVYVYEYQKVHLRKKAEPKSHTNDDNENNCSLLLNNDSSTISDINDDTTRNISIFVGCDEHKKELTKKIINNFIIMRGHFLVKCFNKSATERKVKCKS; encoded by the exons aTGGGTAGGTGTTGGGCTGTTCATGGTTGTCTTAGTGGCCGAAAGGCAAGTGAGAATGTAGAGAAAGTAGCTTTATTCAAAGCACCAAAA GATGTTGAATTGCGTAGTAAATGGAGCTCAGCTTTGGGACAAGAATTAAAAGCTAGCAGTTTTATTTGCGAATTACACTTTAATCCAGAGAATGTGATTAAAACTGATCGAGAGATTTTAAAAGATGGtagtgtatatgtgtatgaatACCAGAAAGTTCATTTGAGGAAGAAAGCTGAGCCAAAATCACATACTAATGACgacaatgaaaacaattgtagcttgctattaaataatgattctTCAACAATCTCTGATATAAATGACGATACGACAagaaatatatcaatttttgttggCTGTGACGAgcataaaaaagaattaacaaaaaaaataattaacaatttcataataatgcGGGGGCATTTTCTAGTCAAATGTTTTAATAAAAGTGCTACGGAGAGAAAAGTTAAATGTAAATCCTAA
- the LOC107222847 gene encoding proteasome assembly chaperone 4: MAEPKNIDPELVTCSFKCHNILTIVGDIKISCQMIKMKDSYYIWVGDIVDSVMNDLSLALISDYEKVPISTKLMGSAIDSTSINMAARLATKLGKPVYISFNIKADKLSIPAIEKKLSQEISNSLALLEK, encoded by the coding sequence ATGGCCGAACCGAAAAACATTGACCCTGAAttagtgacgtgtagttttaaatGCCACAATATCTTGACTATAGTTGGTGACATCAAAATAAGCTGTcagatgataaaaatgaaagacaGCTACTATATTTGGGTTGGTGATATTGTCGACAGCGTAATGAACGACCTTTCCCTAGCTTTGATCTCTGATTACGAGAAGGTACCAATTTCCACAAAGCTGATGGGATCTGCTATTGATTCGACATCCATCAACATGGCTGCAAGACTGGCAACGAAACTGGGGAAACCAGTTTATATTAGCTTCAACATCAAGGCTGACAAGTTGTCGATACCAGCAATAGAAAAGAAACTTTCACAGGAAATAAGCAATAGCCTTGCCCTTCTTGAGAAATAA
- the LOC107222851 gene encoding mitochondrial import receptor subunit TOM70, which translates to MTTASGSASITGSSLPKWQLALAVGAPVALGLGYMYYKNSLKPVPRRRGGSKGGAGQENGTSKDVELSVDSDILPTTLSACESENEFKKVCSAQTPLEKATQYKNEGNNYFKSGKYDEAILSYNKAIETCPQENTMDLATFYQNRAAAYDQLRKYSAVKADCTKALELNPRYVKALQRRARALEHSNDLVSVLEDVTAACILEQFSNQSTLVMADRILKQLGRQHAKEHMANRKSVMPSKHFIKTYFSAFSKDPILSKLDEFKIAEPTTGYAKAKQTIREEKYDNVISYCTEEIEHPDFVPEACMEVYLLRATFYLLLGYHEDASADLAKIINSKSTSKELKVNALIKRASMYMQLEDPAKCFLDFEKAIEIDPKCGDIYHHRGQVNLLLEKINDAQDDFKKAVDLNPDFDIAFVQKCYTDYRHAVVSKDMNKVADVMTEFKRAFQKFPDCAECYTLYAQILCDTQDYAKADSYFAKAIERDPNNANIHVHRGLLHLQWNGNINKAIEYINKALILDDKCEFGYETLGTIEVQRGNLKEAIELFDKALALGRTEMELTHIFSLKDAAKTQLTVTERLGLSSLLEIPTPGN; encoded by the exons ATGACAACAGCCAGCGGATCGGCCAGCATTACGGGCTCGTCGTTGCCGAAATGGCAACTTGCGTTGGCCGTCGGTGCGCCGGTAGCTCTCGGCCTTGGCTACATGTACTATAAGAACAGTTTGAAGCCAGTCCCAAGACGTCGAGGAGGATCAAAAGGTGGAGCCGGCCAAGAAAACGGCACCTCAAAAGACGTGGAACTATCGGTTGACAGTGACATTCTCCCGACAACGCTTTCGGCTTGCGAGTCGGAAAATGAG TTCAAAAAAGTGTGTTCCGCACAAACTCCATTGGAAAAGGCGACACAGTACAAGAATGAAGGAAACAATTACTTCAAATCTGGAAAATATGACGAAGCAATTTTATCTTATAACAAGGCCATTGAAACCTGTCCACAAGAAAATACCATGGATCTGGCAACATTTTACCAAAACAGAGCTGCAGCTTATGACCAGTTG AGAAAATACAGCGCAGTCAAAGCAGATTGTACAAAAGCGTTGGAATTAAATCCTCGATATGTAAAAGCGCTGCAACGCAGAGCACGAGCTCTCGAACACAGCAACGACTTAGTTTCTGTTCTGGAAGATGTTACAGCTGCTTGCATCCTTGAACAATTTTCTAATCAATCAACGCTTGTGATGGCTGACAGAATTCTAAAACAGCTCG GCAGGCAACATGCAAAGGAACATATGGCAAATAGAAAATCAGTTATGCCAAGTAAGCACTTCATCAAAACATACTTCAGTGCTTTCAGTAAGGATCCAATTCTGAGTAAACTTGACGAATTCAAAATCGCTGAGCCTACCAC AGGCTATGCTAAGGCCAAGCAGACAATTAGAGAAGAGAAATATGACAATGTGATATCTTACTGTACCGAGGAAATTGAGCACCCTGATTTTGTACCAGAAGCTTGTATGGAGGTATACCTCCTCCGCGCTACATTCTATCTATTATTAGGATATCACGAGGATGCTAGTGCAGATcttgcaaaaattataaacagtAAGAGTACCAGTAAAGAATTGAAAGTGAACGCTTTGATAAAAAGGGCCAGCATGTACATGCAACTAGAGGACCCTGCTAAGTGTTTccttgattttgaaaaagcgATCGAAATTGACCCAAAATGTGGAGATATTTATCATCACAGGGGACAG GTGAATCTgcttttagaaaaaataaatgatgcTCAAGATGATTTCAAAAAAGCAGTGGATCTTAATCCCGATTTTGACATTGCGTTTGTTCAAAAATGTTACACGGATTATCGGCATGCTGTGGTGTCAAAGGACATGAACAAGGTAGCTGACGTCATGACGGAATTTAAACGAGCATTTCAGAAATTTCCGGACTGTGCAGAATGCTACACACTCTATGCAcag ATCTTATGTGACACGCAAGATTACGCTAAGGCAGATTCTTATTTTGCTAAAGCGATTGAAAGAGATCCAAATAATGCCAACATTCATGTACACAGAGGGTTATTGCACTTACAATGGAATGGAAACATTAATAAGGCAATCGAGTATATTAACAAGGCATTGATATTGGATgataaatgtgaattcggTTACGAGACATTGGGAACTATTGAGGTACAAAG AGGTAATCTTAAAGAGGCAATTGAACTTTTTGATAAAGCGTTGGCACTTGGTCGCACAGAAATGGAGTTGACGCACATCTTTAGTCTGAAGGATGCTGCAAAGACTCAATTAACAGTGACTGAAAGATTAGGCTTATCTAGTTTACTCGAAATACCAACGCctggtaattaa